In Dermacentor silvarum isolate Dsil-2018 chromosome 2, BIME_Dsil_1.4, whole genome shotgun sequence, the following proteins share a genomic window:
- the LOC119439971 gene encoding myb/SANT-like DNA-binding domain-containing protein 1, producing the protein MANAADRTAMGARKKQRLQWSEIDTWTLIKLWEDNLHSLRAQNHNGDVYASIARALTSAGVPRMKEQVHTKIENLGHTYRRCLKQLETGSSPPSWPFFTEVHRFLGSLPVNDPSLMEEAGSGIGTTSSSASVEEVSNT; encoded by the exons ATGGCCAACGCCGCTGACCGAACAGCCATGGGCGCACGCAAAAAACAGCGGCTACAATGGTCGGAAATTGACACGTGGACACTAATCAAGCTGTGGGAAGACAACCTACACTCGCTACGTGCGCAGAACCACAATGGAGACGTGTACGCCAGCATTGCCAGGGCGCTCACAAGCGCGGGTGTTCCCCGCATGAAAGAACAGGTCCACACCAAAATAGAGAACTTGGGACACACTTACAG GAGGTGCCTGAAACAACTTGAAACAGGGTCCTCCCCACCAAGCTGGCCATTTTTCACCGAAGTACACAGATTCCTAGGCTCCCTGCCTGTAAACGACCCTTCCTTAATGGAGGAGGCTGGGAGCGGCATCGGCACCACAAGCAGCAGTGCCTCAGTAGAGGAAGTAAGTAACACCTAG